A portion of the Pseudomonadota bacterium genome contains these proteins:
- a CDS encoding UDP-N-acetylmuramoyl-tripeptide--D-alanyl-D-alanine ligase gives LHARLGETLADCGIDRLFTLGDLSKHTAAAFGKQGEAFQSVEKLNAALLKDLHNAVTVLVKGSRGMRMERVVEAIAAQDSAGQEN, from the coding sequence ACCTGCACGCGCGGCTGGGTGAGACATTGGCGGACTGCGGCATCGACCGGTTATTCACCTTGGGCGATCTCAGCAAACACACGGCGGCGGCGTTTGGTAAGCAGGGTGAGGCGTTTCAATCGGTCGAAAAGCTCAACGCAGCGTTGCTCAAAGACTTGCACAACGCGGTGACCGTCTTGGTGAAAGGCTCGCGGGGCATGCGCATGGAGCGCGTTGTCGAAGCTATCGCCGCTCAAGATTCTGCCGGACAGGAGAACTGA